GCGCAAAACAATTTTTACATTCTTCAGCTTTAATACATAATTTTAGTACAACTGCATAAATCCCGCCGCCATAAATGGGTTATCAAAACAGTTTGCTATTAAAAATGTACTTTTAACCCGATTTATCCGAGATACTAATGTTTACCAGTTTAGGCAGATATATACTTCTACTCCGATTAAGTTTTAGAAAGCCCGAAAAGTTCAGTGTGTACTGGGCCGAGATCATGCGCGAAATGGTTTCCATAGGCCTTGGTTCACTGGGCATCATCAGCGTAATATCATTATTTATTGGTGCCGTTGCGGTTATACAGGTAGCTTTTCAGCTAACCAGTCCGCTGGTGCCGGCAACCATAGCGGGCAGCATCTCGCGCGATTCAACCATCCTTGAGTTCAGCCCAACCATATCAGCATTGGTGTTGGCCGGTCGTGTAGGTTCAAGCATCGCCTCACAGATTGGCACCATGCGCGTTACCGAACAAATTGACGCCCTTGAAATTATGGGCGTGAACGCGCCGGGCTACTTGATATCCCCTAAAATATTTGCGGGAATTACCATGGTGCCCATGCTCAATATATTATCAATATGCCTTGGCCTGGCCGGTGGTTACATTGCTTGCGCCGCATCGGGCGACATTGCGCCTGCCGACTACGTTTTGGGCTTGCGCGATGGCTTTTTACCCATCACCTTACAGGCATCGCTGGTAAAATCATTCACCTTTGGTTTCATCATTACTTCAGTTTGCGCGTATCAGGGCTTTTATACCTCGGGCGGCGCTTTAGAAGTTGGACAATCGGCTACGCAGGGCGTAGTTTGGAGCTGTATTATGATACTTTTTGCTGACCTTATTATATCCCGCGTAATGTTATGATCGAGATAAAGGATATTTTTAAAACATTCGGCGACAACGAGGTACTTAAAGGCATCAGCGCTAAATTTTTACCGGGCAAAAATAATCTGATCATAGGTGGTTCAGGCTCCGGTAAAACTACCCTGCTTAAATGTATTGTTGGTTTGCACGAGCCAACCAAAGGCCAGGTGTTTTTTAACGAACAGAATTTTACCGAAATGAGTTTTGAGGAGCGTGTGCCGATACGTACCGAAATAGGTATGCTTTTCCAGAACTCAGCTTTGTTTGATAGTATGACGGTTGAAGAGAACATCATGTTCCCGCTTAACCTGTTCACCAATAAATCAAAAAGCGAGAAGCTTGACCGCGCCAACTTCTGTCTGGAAAGGGTAAATCTGAAAGGCAAGAATAAGTTGTACCCTGCCGAGCTTTCGGGCGGTATGAAAAAGCGTGTGGGTATTGCACGTGCAATATCCATGCAACCTAAATATTTGTTTGTGGATGAGCCTAACTCCGGTCTCGACCCAAAAACGTCCATCCTGATTGATGAACTTATTGCGGAACTAACCCAAGAATATGAAATCACTACCGTAGTGGTAACGCACGATATGAACTCCGTGATGGGTATTGGTGATCACATCCTGTTTCTGCACCAGGGGCAAAAATGGTGGGAAGGGTCAAACAAAGAAATTGCCCATACGGATAATCAGGAACTAAACGACTTTGTGTTCGCCAGCAAATTTATGGAAGCGGCAAAAGAGAAGTTGTAAGTTTAGTGAGCGGTGATTGGTGAATAGTTATCAATTATTTTAACTAACACGCTACCGTGCCTAATCAATTAACTATTCATTACCTTTGCAGGCTAAAGTTAATATTGATCTTTGATCACAAATTTCTAATCGCTAATAATGATCCAACTACTTACGCCTACGCACTGGAAAGATTACGAACTGATTGATTGCGGCGACTTTGAGAAGCTGGAGCGCTTTGGCGAACTGATA
This Mucilaginibacter defluvii DNA region includes the following protein-coding sequences:
- a CDS encoding ABC transporter ATP-binding protein codes for the protein MIEIKDIFKTFGDNEVLKGISAKFLPGKNNLIIGGSGSGKTTLLKCIVGLHEPTKGQVFFNEQNFTEMSFEERVPIRTEIGMLFQNSALFDSMTVEENIMFPLNLFTNKSKSEKLDRANFCLERVNLKGKNKLYPAELSGGMKKRVGIARAISMQPKYLFVDEPNSGLDPKTSILIDELIAELTQEYEITTVVVTHDMNSVMGIGDHILFLHQGQKWWEGSNKEIAHTDNQELNDFVFASKFMEAAKEKL
- a CDS encoding ABC transporter permease — encoded protein: MFTSLGRYILLLRLSFRKPEKFSVYWAEIMREMVSIGLGSLGIISVISLFIGAVAVIQVAFQLTSPLVPATIAGSISRDSTILEFSPTISALVLAGRVGSSIASQIGTMRVTEQIDALEIMGVNAPGYLISPKIFAGITMVPMLNILSICLGLAGGYIACAASGDIAPADYVLGLRDGFLPITLQASLVKSFTFGFIITSVCAYQGFYTSGGALEVGQSATQGVVWSCIMILFADLIISRVML